One window of Botrimarina mediterranea genomic DNA carries:
- a CDS encoding trypsin-like peptidase domain-containing protein — protein sequence MNRTTIEELLRSLTVAAVAASLLLQRATAEEPARTAKESEVSHARGFSREIRRAAEGVTQSVVLVETLRGPRETPQWRNLSHHGERPDGQSSSPPFEPSSAPRDERGSGVIIDGSGVVLTCHHVVARADVVFVTLPDGRRYEPLEIRSDPDRDVAVLLLPVNTDLPVAKLGDSDGVEVGDWVVSVGNPYGLERSVSVGTVAAPRRNTPLNAVPLIQSDASSNPGSSGGALANLQGEVVGMLSGSIGVDDGFQGVGLAIPIKEAQQAADYLMKEGSREHFDLGCDLQPISPLQASHLNLPKAGGFYVLYVGEGTPASEAGLRVGDFITRVDGQPIDAGSPPRQVVEGVLPGQSRQLTVYRQGRHEDLRVPMNSPPTASDAKRLERRGRASLQGFCELLGMSVGPLTPGTARLLGYPPTTTGALITEVELRGVAYKDGIAAGMLVVRVNDHDIENPDDFHRTTKDLPPEKPVLMLIASPDRRYLTVLEL from the coding sequence ATGAATAGAACGACAATAGAAGAGCTTCTCAGGTCTCTCACGGTGGCGGCCGTGGCCGCGTCGCTCTTGCTGCAACGAGCAACCGCGGAAGAGCCTGCCCGTACTGCCAAGGAGAGCGAGGTCTCTCACGCCAGGGGCTTCTCCCGGGAGATCCGTCGCGCCGCAGAGGGGGTCACGCAATCGGTAGTGTTGGTCGAGACCCTGAGGGGGCCGCGTGAAACTCCCCAGTGGCGGAACCTTTCACATCATGGAGAACGCCCGGACGGCCAGTCCTCGTCCCCGCCGTTCGAGCCGTCATCGGCGCCCCGCGACGAGCGTGGTTCTGGGGTCATCATCGATGGATCGGGGGTGGTCCTCACTTGCCATCACGTCGTGGCGCGGGCAGATGTCGTTTTCGTCACACTTCCGGACGGGCGTCGCTATGAGCCGCTTGAGATCCGCTCGGACCCCGACCGCGACGTAGCGGTTCTCTTGCTTCCTGTGAACACTGATTTACCGGTGGCAAAGCTGGGCGACTCCGATGGGGTGGAGGTGGGAGACTGGGTGGTCTCCGTCGGGAATCCCTACGGCCTGGAGAGGTCGGTTAGTGTAGGGACAGTCGCTGCGCCTAGGCGGAACACTCCCCTGAACGCCGTCCCGTTGATCCAGAGCGACGCCTCATCGAACCCCGGCAGTTCTGGAGGAGCGCTAGCCAATTTACAAGGAGAAGTCGTGGGAATGCTCTCGGGCAGCATCGGTGTCGATGACGGCTTTCAAGGCGTTGGGTTGGCAATCCCTATCAAGGAAGCACAGCAAGCCGCGGACTATCTGATGAAGGAGGGATCGCGTGAACATTTCGATCTGGGATGTGACTTGCAGCCTATCTCGCCCCTCCAAGCAAGCCACCTCAACCTCCCTAAGGCGGGCGGCTTCTACGTGCTCTACGTGGGGGAGGGCACACCGGCTTCGGAGGCCGGCCTACGGGTGGGTGACTTTATAACGCGCGTAGACGGTCAGCCTATCGATGCGGGCTCGCCTCCACGACAAGTTGTCGAAGGGGTCCTGCCCGGACAGTCGCGCCAGCTGACCGTCTATCGACAGGGACGACACGAAGACTTGCGGGTGCCCATGAACTCTCCACCGACGGCAAGCGACGCCAAGCGGCTGGAGCGAAGAGGTCGCGCGTCCCTCCAAGGTTTTTGTGAGCTCCTAGGTATGAGCGTCGGCCCGCTGACGCCCGGCACGGCGAGGCTGTTGGGCTACCCGCCCACGACCACCGGGGCGCTCATCACTGAAGTGGAGCTTCGCGGAGTCGCTTACAAGGACGGGATCGCCGCTGGGATGCTAGTTGTCCGCGTCAATGACCACGACATTGAGAACCCGGATGACTTCCACCGAACAACCAAGGACCTGCCGCCCGAAAAGCCCGTTCTTATGCTTATCGCATCTCCTGACAGACGCTACCTGACTGTGCTGGAGCTGTGA
- a CDS encoding heavy metal translocating P-type ATPase, translating to MLEKARVQIQFALPYVPDDHDACVSRLVELLEAKRGVSSSHVVDSPDGAGGELCIHYDPRVLSLAEVREFANRAGMQLGERFGHLYRQLKPMHTRRASAIESRLLRIEGVLEAAVTAEGALRVEFDRQITEAPEILQALAGWSDTHTATVRRRDGEADGDAHNHSEHGHDHSGPFGQQSELVFATLCGFFLLIGWQLENTTTVAGWVSVSTLTVAYFFGGFFTVREAIEKIRAGRFEIDFLMLIAAAGAAVLGAWAEGALLLFLFSLGHALEGYAMGRAKRAIEALAEIAPKTARVRRDGIESEVQVEELVVGDTVVVKPDERLPADGFVVAGESSINQAPITGESVPVDKRPVADKQRAAADPESLPPEHRVFAGTINQSGALEVRVTKVAAENTLSRVVEMVSEAETRVSPTQRFTKRFEKYFVPSVGALVLLLMLAPLVLSESFSESFYRAMAVLVAASPCALAIATPSAVLSGVARAARGGVLVKGGGPLESLGGLASIAFDKTGTLTEGEPKVTDVCPVEGVEEAELLRTAVAVEKLSKHPLARAVVRDGRSRIGESAIPDATGLRSITGRGVQADIEGDAVHIGKDDLFAEVGGPPVPDAVLRSVESLEREGRTTMVVRRGDRYLGVVGLMDTPREASKRTLARLRALGIERMVMLSGDNQQVADAIAREVGIDEARGDLMPDDKVAEVKKLRSEGGVAMVGDGVNDAPAMASASVGIAMGAAGSDVALETADVALMADNLDHLPLAIGLSRATRKIIRQNLWMSLGMVAFLVPATVVGLNIGPAVALHEGSTLVVVVNALRLLAYQPKS from the coding sequence ATGCTAGAGAAGGCCCGGGTCCAGATTCAATTTGCACTGCCGTACGTTCCTGACGACCACGATGCGTGCGTCAGCCGGCTGGTCGAATTGTTAGAAGCCAAGAGGGGAGTGTCCTCCAGCCATGTTGTCGATTCGCCCGATGGAGCAGGCGGGGAACTCTGCATCCACTACGACCCCCGCGTGCTGTCGCTTGCCGAGGTACGTGAATTCGCTAATCGGGCTGGGATGCAACTTGGAGAGCGTTTCGGCCATCTTTACCGGCAGTTGAAGCCAATGCACACGCGGCGAGCAAGCGCAATCGAATCGCGATTGCTGCGCATTGAGGGTGTACTAGAGGCCGCTGTGACCGCGGAAGGCGCTTTGCGTGTCGAGTTCGATCGACAGATCACCGAAGCCCCCGAGATCTTGCAAGCTCTTGCCGGTTGGTCGGACACGCATACCGCCACGGTTAGGAGACGAGACGGTGAGGCCGACGGCGACGCACACAACCACTCGGAGCACGGCCACGATCACAGCGGCCCTTTTGGGCAACAATCCGAGCTGGTGTTCGCGACACTCTGCGGCTTCTTTTTGCTGATTGGCTGGCAGCTTGAGAATACTACGACCGTGGCGGGATGGGTTTCGGTCAGCACACTGACCGTAGCCTACTTCTTCGGTGGCTTCTTCACCGTGCGGGAAGCCATCGAGAAGATCCGCGCCGGCCGATTCGAAATCGATTTCTTGATGTTGATCGCCGCCGCCGGCGCGGCCGTCCTGGGCGCCTGGGCCGAGGGCGCCTTGCTGCTCTTCCTGTTCAGCCTCGGGCACGCGCTGGAGGGGTACGCCATGGGGCGCGCCAAGCGAGCGATCGAGGCGCTAGCCGAAATCGCCCCAAAAACGGCGCGCGTCCGCCGTGACGGGATCGAGTCGGAAGTCCAGGTGGAGGAGCTGGTTGTCGGAGACACGGTCGTCGTTAAGCCCGACGAACGCCTGCCCGCAGACGGCTTTGTCGTGGCGGGCGAGTCGAGCATCAACCAAGCCCCGATCACTGGCGAGAGTGTGCCCGTCGACAAGCGACCTGTTGCTGACAAGCAGAGAGCTGCGGCCGATCCGGAGTCGTTGCCTCCAGAGCACCGTGTGTTCGCGGGCACCATCAATCAGTCTGGCGCTCTCGAAGTCCGGGTTACAAAGGTCGCCGCGGAGAACACGCTCTCTCGTGTCGTGGAGATGGTCAGTGAGGCTGAGACCCGCGTTTCGCCAACCCAGAGGTTTACAAAGCGGTTCGAGAAGTACTTTGTGCCTTCGGTGGGCGCCTTGGTCCTGCTCTTGATGCTCGCACCACTGGTGCTGAGTGAAAGCTTCAGCGAATCGTTCTACCGGGCGATGGCGGTGCTGGTGGCCGCTAGCCCGTGCGCTCTCGCTATCGCTACCCCTAGTGCCGTGCTCAGCGGTGTAGCGAGAGCCGCCCGTGGCGGTGTCTTGGTTAAAGGTGGCGGCCCGCTAGAAAGCCTTGGCGGACTCGCCTCGATCGCCTTCGACAAGACAGGCACCCTAACCGAGGGGGAACCCAAGGTGACCGACGTCTGCCCCGTCGAAGGCGTGGAAGAGGCCGAGCTCTTGCGGACCGCTGTCGCGGTGGAGAAGCTGAGCAAGCACCCACTAGCCCGGGCCGTGGTCCGGGATGGGCGCTCCAGGATCGGTGAGTCAGCTATCCCCGACGCCACCGGGTTGCGGAGCATAACGGGGCGAGGCGTCCAGGCGGACATCGAGGGCGACGCCGTCCATATCGGCAAGGACGACCTGTTTGCCGAGGTCGGAGGGCCGCCGGTTCCAGACGCGGTACTTCGGTCGGTCGAGTCGCTCGAGAGGGAGGGCCGTACAACCATGGTCGTTCGGCGTGGCGACCGCTACCTAGGCGTAGTCGGCTTGATGGACACGCCTCGCGAGGCGTCGAAGCGGACCCTCGCACGGCTGCGGGCACTGGGCATAGAGCGGATGGTCATGCTTTCTGGAGACAACCAACAAGTCGCAGATGCGATTGCGAGGGAGGTCGGAATCGACGAAGCACGAGGGGACCTCATGCCGGATGACAAGGTCGCCGAGGTCAAGAAGTTACGCAGCGAAGGGGGCGTAGCTATGGTGGGAGACGGGGTCAACGACGCTCCCGCCATGGCTTCGGCATCGGTCGGCATCGCCATGGGGGCGGCCGGCAGTGACGTCGCGCTCGAAACCGCTGATGTCGCCTTGATGGCCGACAACCTGGACCACCTACCGCTAGCGATTGGACTTAGCCGAGCCACGCGCAAAATCATCCGTCAGAACCTCTGGATGAGCCTTGGCATGGTTGCTTTCCTCGTGCCCGCAACAGTTGTAGGTCTCAATATCGGACCGGCGGTCGCATTGCACGAGGGGAGCACGCTCGTCGTGGTCGTGAATGCGCTGCGGTTGCTAGCGTACCAGCCCAAGAGCTGA
- a CDS encoding ATP-binding cassette domain-containing protein: MHQIHFLTQAFEQSGSLTCELVGLSLDIASNEFVAILEPSGTPTTLLFSILGGGCAPTAGRVVIEGVSLYDVPHHRLQHIRMTQIGRFSHTMGLRGSISACRSVEAPLIPLGIHAWERRALAIEALQQVGISYHTDHLNCELSSVQKMQVGLARAIVHKPRLLLVEVPHNALPPDVRRQMLRILGDLHKKGHTVVIVTDNSSTAAVAQRAVSPIKRPRRDFFRRAAA, from the coding sequence ATGCATCAAATACATTTCCTCACACAGGCCTTCGAGCAATCTGGCTCATTGACTTGCGAGCTTGTAGGGTTGAGTCTCGATATCGCCTCCAATGAATTCGTGGCCATCCTTGAGCCTAGCGGCACACCAACTACGCTCCTGTTTTCGATCCTGGGTGGGGGTTGCGCGCCGACTGCGGGACGAGTCGTGATCGAAGGTGTATCTCTGTACGACGTACCTCACCATAGGCTGCAGCATATTCGCATGACGCAGATTGGACGCTTCTCTCACACGATGGGCCTACGTGGAAGCATCTCGGCATGCCGCAGCGTGGAGGCCCCCTTAATCCCACTAGGCATACACGCATGGGAACGCAGGGCCCTCGCGATAGAGGCGCTGCAGCAAGTTGGAATCTCTTATCACACAGACCACCTAAACTGCGAGCTAAGCTCGGTGCAAAAAATGCAAGTTGGATTGGCCCGAGCAATCGTGCATAAGCCGCGTCTGCTACTTGTTGAAGTTCCGCACAATGCACTGCCCCCGGATGTACGGCGACAAATGCTCCGCATACTAGGCGATCTCCACAAGAAGGGTCACACTGTGGTGATTGTTACCGACAATAGCTCAACTGCAGCAGTCGCGCAGCGGGCGGTCTCGCCGATTAAACGCCCCAGGCGTGATTTCTTTAGGAGAGCTGCGGCGTAG
- a CDS encoding bestrophin family protein: MYTRKTLPLRRILLWTRWHLALFTALAFVPVALYDILGCKWLHVPWLPISLVGTAVAFIVGFKNNASYDRMWEARKIWGGIVNASRSFTVMVKDFVRHDDIPGDKLLDLHRELVYRHVGWLTALRYQLRTVRPWENKRASPGNRRFHGMPFRLHESEIPMECAVAKYIPTDELGEIFSKANQATQILGIQSRRLRELRKAGLLGAYEHVEIERMVVELYALQGKSERIKNFPYPRQFATLNYVFVWLFILLLPYGVMEEFERVGDHIIAEHLSDNASTGALDAFVQFAGSRFVWLTIPFSAVITWVFYALEIVGELSENPFEGGPNDVPITDLSRSIEIDICQLVDCTDIPEKILWESGVVL; encoded by the coding sequence ATGTATACCCGAAAAACTCTCCCACTTCGTCGCATCCTGCTGTGGACACGGTGGCACCTCGCTTTATTCACTGCATTAGCTTTTGTGCCCGTCGCTCTGTACGACATCCTTGGGTGCAAGTGGCTTCATGTGCCATGGCTGCCCATTAGCCTCGTGGGCACAGCAGTTGCTTTCATTGTCGGCTTCAAGAACAACGCCTCATACGATCGCATGTGGGAAGCCCGTAAGATTTGGGGCGGAATTGTGAATGCATCCCGCTCCTTCACTGTCATGGTCAAGGATTTTGTCAGGCATGATGATATCCCGGGCGACAAATTGCTTGACTTGCATCGCGAGCTTGTTTACCGCCACGTCGGTTGGCTCACCGCACTGAGGTATCAGTTGCGTACAGTTCGCCCCTGGGAAAACAAGCGAGCCTCACCTGGCAACCGCAGATTCCATGGAATGCCCTTCCGTCTGCATGAATCCGAGATTCCAATGGAGTGCGCTGTTGCCAAATATATACCGACGGATGAACTGGGAGAAATCTTCTCTAAAGCCAATCAAGCGACTCAGATTCTTGGTATACAGTCTCGGCGTTTACGCGAGCTTCGAAAGGCCGGTCTGCTCGGGGCATACGAGCATGTGGAGATAGAGCGTATGGTTGTCGAGTTGTACGCACTGCAAGGGAAATCCGAGCGTATCAAAAACTTCCCATACCCCCGTCAGTTTGCAACTTTAAATTACGTGTTCGTCTGGCTATTCATACTTCTTCTCCCGTACGGCGTCATGGAGGAGTTTGAAAGGGTAGGTGACCATATTATTGCGGAACACTTAAGCGATAACGCATCGACGGGTGCCCTTGATGCATTTGTGCAATTTGCAGGGTCTCGCTTTGTATGGCTTACGATTCCGTTCAGCGCAGTGATCACGTGGGTGTTCTATGCACTGGAGATCGTCGGGGAGCTTTCAGAGAATCCATTCGAGGGTGGGCCAAACGATGTGCCGATTACAGACTTGTCGCGCAGCATTGAGATTGACATTTGCCAGTTGGTTGACTGCACGGACATCCCGGAGAAGATACTATGGGAAAGCGGCGTTGTTCTTTAG
- a CDS encoding methyltransferase family protein — protein sequence MSSHSLQVLWECVCIAIASGGLAVRCYVAGHAPHGTSGRNTRGQQAECLNTTGLYSITRNPLYLGNYFMWLGIVLLCPALCYILAFTLAFWLYYERIVLAEEEFLLDRFDDIYREWAGRTPAFWPDYRRWVSPGLPFSIKAMLRREYTGILGIGCGWTVVHTYAHWVVERRFVIELRLILVCLASLSVYVMLRAIKKHTGMLEAPGR from the coding sequence ATGTCTAGCCATAGTCTGCAGGTGTTGTGGGAGTGTGTGTGCATTGCGATTGCGTCCGGCGGCCTAGCCGTGCGTTGCTATGTTGCTGGCCACGCGCCGCATGGCACGTCAGGACGCAATACAAGAGGCCAGCAAGCAGAGTGTCTAAACACAACAGGGCTATACTCAATAACCAGGAACCCACTGTATCTCGGTAACTATTTTATGTGGCTAGGGATTGTATTGCTCTGCCCGGCGCTATGTTACATCTTGGCGTTCACTCTCGCGTTTTGGCTCTATTATGAGCGGATAGTGCTGGCTGAAGAGGAGTTCTTGCTGGACAGATTTGACGACATCTATCGCGAATGGGCGGGGCGGACGCCTGCTTTCTGGCCGGATTATCGCAGATGGGTCTCGCCAGGTCTGCCCTTCTCTATCAAAGCGATGCTTCGTAGGGAGTACACTGGAATTTTAGGGATTGGTTGCGGCTGGACGGTTGTGCACACCTATGCGCACTGGGTGGTGGAGAGGCGATTCGTTATTGAGTTGCGACTTATTCTAGTGTGCTTGGCTAGCTTAAGTGTGTACGTGATGCTGCGAGCGATTAAGAAGCATACCGGAATGCTAGAGGCCCCCGGACGCTAG
- a CDS encoding aspartyl/asparaginyl beta-hydroxylase domain-containing protein, translating to MSEECRGAEYDTQDEAKGRLGDGIDSPTSIGSAINCWTLFRKVGKRACIPILALVFVPIPFACLVVFGVLDLCRNRNLSRGVVNRYFFGNGLLTWTLSPLNVALDLLCLPYRNPGIFTFEQLPKAYREEIDYIIEHALREGLAARVSDLVGEQQRGMLMYRWYGRNYPTSLQLPAYCRRFRFVQTIGVSVFNGRQSTSLHFGPLRATVRVLYNIGDVSARNAYIDVGPTRHYWADGRLFIFDDTLQHRSVNEGEELRLCLFMDVLRPSMAPFVLRVAVWCVRVTVSPVRRIFYKNWEFLK from the coding sequence ATGAGCGAGGAATGCAGAGGTGCAGAATATGATACGCAAGATGAAGCTAAAGGTCGGTTAGGTGATGGCATCGACTCGCCGACTTCGATTGGCAGTGCGATAAATTGCTGGACGCTATTTCGTAAAGTTGGCAAGCGGGCCTGCATCCCGATCCTGGCGCTTGTGTTTGTTCCCATTCCCTTCGCCTGTCTGGTTGTGTTTGGTGTCCTGGACCTCTGTCGGAACCGAAATCTGTCGCGGGGCGTAGTCAATCGGTATTTTTTTGGCAACGGATTGCTTACCTGGACGTTGTCGCCTCTCAACGTTGCATTAGATTTACTTTGTCTTCCCTATCGCAACCCAGGTATTTTTACATTTGAACAACTCCCAAAGGCGTATCGCGAGGAAATCGACTACATTATCGAACATGCATTGCGTGAGGGGCTTGCCGCGCGAGTGTCTGATCTAGTCGGGGAGCAGCAGCGAGGCATGCTTATGTACAGATGGTACGGCCGTAACTATCCTACGTCACTCCAGTTACCAGCGTATTGCAGGCGGTTTCGGTTTGTTCAGACTATCGGGGTGTCGGTCTTCAACGGCCGACAATCGACAAGCTTGCATTTCGGACCATTGAGGGCAACCGTCCGAGTGTTGTATAATATTGGGGATGTCAGTGCTCGCAACGCTTATATTGACGTGGGTCCCACACGGCACTATTGGGCCGACGGTAGGTTGTTCATCTTTGATGACACACTCCAGCACCGCTCTGTGAACGAGGGCGAAGAGTTGCGTTTATGCTTGTTCATGGATGTCCTTCGTCCATCGATGGCGCCGTTCGTGCTGAGAGTTGCAGTGTGGTGCGTGCGAGTGACCGTCTCGCCGGTACGAAGGATCTTCTATAAGAACTGGGAGTTCTTGAAATAG
- a CDS encoding DUF3375 domain-containing protein, protein MNVTRLADLRVFFDSSPAVRLLRAGNAPYVVAFLDEHFKQAGRVGSPFSEAHAALADFQRELHEQDSQLLPGVARDYLTDWCSPETHWLERRMEAGSGEWVLQLSPHAEQVLLFLQRSRDRELGFVATESRLRMILDALCDLAADASQSPEERLAHLQEQRQRLEEKISQVEENGDLPTLGPRQVRERLASAVGLIRELLSDFRSVEESFREITRGVQQREAGRRLSRGGILEFVLDSEDELREQDQGKSFYEFYRLLVLSPAEQDRLRNAVEKLAALEDLASMPDALETVRRLEDQLIAEAEQVMATNRRLSSTLRRVLDTRAREERRRVAELLTELRGLGVRLASEPPTQAEGLLSSASVAAIDSPFRRPFWSAPQCFDRITLTPAEIDEASRRDAIEQLAALERIDWRGMREHLRRVVSDLGYATLADVVERRPVEAGVVELLGYLRLAKEEGHTIDTSQTQEIAVRGRGVESEKVVVSVPLVTFQSS, encoded by the coding sequence TTGAACGTCACCCGCCTAGCAGACCTCAGAGTCTTCTTCGATTCGTCTCCCGCGGTCCGGCTGCTGCGGGCTGGCAACGCGCCCTACGTCGTGGCTTTCCTCGACGAACACTTCAAGCAGGCCGGCCGTGTCGGTTCTCCGTTCTCAGAAGCGCACGCGGCTCTGGCCGACTTCCAACGTGAGCTGCACGAGCAGGACTCGCAGCTGCTGCCAGGCGTGGCACGTGACTATTTAACCGACTGGTGCTCGCCCGAGACGCACTGGCTCGAACGGCGGATGGAGGCCGGTAGTGGCGAATGGGTCCTGCAGCTGTCGCCGCACGCCGAACAGGTGCTGCTGTTTCTGCAGCGGAGTCGCGACCGGGAGCTTGGATTCGTCGCCACCGAGTCGCGGTTGCGGATGATCCTCGACGCCCTCTGCGACCTGGCGGCGGACGCCTCCCAATCGCCGGAGGAACGCCTGGCTCATCTCCAAGAACAGCGGCAACGCCTCGAGGAGAAGATTTCCCAGGTCGAGGAAAATGGGGACCTGCCCACCCTTGGGCCAAGGCAGGTCCGCGAGCGTCTCGCCTCGGCGGTGGGGTTGATCAGGGAGTTGCTTAGCGACTTCCGGTCGGTGGAGGAGTCGTTCCGAGAGATCACCCGCGGCGTGCAGCAACGCGAGGCGGGCCGGCGCCTTTCGCGGGGTGGGATCCTAGAGTTCGTCCTTGACTCCGAGGACGAGCTCCGTGAGCAAGACCAGGGCAAGAGTTTTTACGAGTTCTACCGGTTGCTCGTGCTGAGTCCGGCCGAGCAGGACCGATTGCGGAACGCGGTCGAGAAGCTCGCCGCCCTGGAAGACCTCGCCTCGATGCCCGATGCGCTCGAGACAGTCCGCCGGCTGGAGGACCAACTCATCGCAGAAGCGGAGCAGGTGATGGCCACCAACCGTCGACTCTCATCGACGCTGCGTCGGGTGCTCGATACGCGGGCGCGGGAGGAGCGACGACGCGTAGCGGAGCTGCTTACTGAACTCCGTGGACTAGGCGTGCGGCTCGCGAGCGAGCCTCCCACGCAGGCCGAGGGGCTATTGAGTTCGGCCTCCGTCGCCGCCATCGACTCGCCCTTTCGTCGCCCGTTTTGGTCAGCGCCGCAGTGTTTCGACCGCATCACGTTGACGCCGGCTGAGATCGACGAAGCGTCGCGGCGAGACGCCATCGAGCAGCTAGCTGCGCTGGAGCGGATCGATTGGCGCGGCATGCGCGAGCACCTCCGCCGGGTCGTCAGCGACCTCGGCTACGCGACGCTCGCCGACGTGGTGGAGCGCAGGCCGGTCGAGGCAGGGGTCGTCGAGCTGCTCGGTTACCTACGCCTCGCTAAGGAAGAGGGGCACACGATCGACACCAGCCAGACGCAAGAGATCGCCGTTCGAGGTCGCGGCGTGGAATCGGAGAAGGTCGTCGTCAGCGTCCCACTCGTCACGTTCCAGTCGTCGTAG
- a CDS encoding DUF4194 domain-containing protein encodes MTEELPPFREWSIAAVRLLKGAVEFDDPATWQLVLGARSTLQEYFARIGLRLVVDETDGVAYLRQLEEDELAEGYERLPKLMHAAPLSYGATLLCVLLRDSLRRYEEEDLRNERCVITDEELHEEWVAFFPPASDEKKQRRYYDRAVKAIRDAGFVKPLEADGMDGPSWLVSRALRQRLRAEELETLRDRLSEFAEVQDEASQSTGSGEERA; translated from the coding sequence ATGACAGAAGAATTGCCGCCCTTCCGCGAGTGGAGCATCGCAGCGGTGCGGCTCCTGAAGGGGGCCGTCGAGTTCGACGACCCTGCTACTTGGCAGCTAGTCCTCGGCGCCCGCTCGACGCTTCAGGAGTACTTCGCCCGAATCGGGCTGCGGCTAGTGGTTGACGAGACCGACGGCGTGGCGTATCTGCGACAGCTTGAGGAGGACGAGCTAGCCGAGGGTTACGAGCGGCTGCCGAAGCTGATGCACGCGGCGCCTCTTAGCTATGGGGCGACACTTCTGTGCGTGCTGTTACGCGACTCTCTGCGGCGGTACGAGGAAGAGGACCTGAGGAACGAGCGGTGCGTGATCACCGACGAGGAACTGCACGAGGAGTGGGTGGCGTTTTTCCCGCCGGCGAGCGACGAAAAGAAACAACGGCGGTACTACGACCGCGCCGTGAAGGCGATCCGTGACGCGGGGTTCGTCAAACCGCTGGAGGCCGACGGAATGGACGGGCCGAGCTGGCTGGTCAGCCGGGCGCTGCGCCAGCGGCTGCGGGCAGAGGAACTCGAGACGCTGCGGGATCGGCTCTCCGAATTCGCCGAGGTCCAGGACGAGGCGTCGCAGTCGACAGGGTCTGGCGAGGAGCGGGCATGA